The following DNA comes from Arthrobacter sp. SLBN-83.
GAGATGCGCCGGAGGCAGGGTGTGATGCCCTGCAACCGCAACGTCTCCATCACCTACGAGATCCTGTACGCCGTCGAGGACGGCCACCGGGTCCGTGCCCACATACCCGAGTCCCCCAATGCGGGATACCGGCGAGGCCGCAGCGCGGCCGCCTTCTAGGCGGCCGGCGCACCCAGGGCCTCGCACCAGCGTGAACGCGCAGAAAGGCCGGAGAGCTCCCTTCCCACGGGGATGCTTCTCCGGCCTTTCTGTTTTCACGTTCCTGTGACAACAACACCTGGTGACGGTTCCTGGCCCTAACACCGATGCCCACTATATCAGTGTCGATTCATCATGTGCAATGCAGTCGGCGTCCCATTCCGGCGACCATTCGAAGGTCTGTCTCGAATCACTCGGAATAACTCGGAAGCCCGGTCGACCAGGACGCGGGACCCATCGCGATCGCTCCCGTCAGGGCCGTCAGGGCCTGATGCTCCGCTGCACGGGAGGACGCAGCGCCGAGGTGTACCACGTGTCGTGGTACACCTCCCGATCCCAGTGCTGGCCTGCTCAAACGGCGGGTCAGGCGACCGCGGCCGAGGGAGTCTGTACCACGTGCCCGAGCGGACGTGGTACGCCGTATTGCCTTGGCAGATCAGCGTTTTCGGCGGGTGTACCACGAGTACCACCAGATTCCGAGCGTTTACATATGTGCGCGAAGGACGCCTCCGATCGGTCATCCAGCCAGTAAGAGCTCTTATCCCCATGCGCGTATATCTAGTCTTTATTTAGTGGTACAAGTGGTACAGGGGGTATATAAAGCCCGTCTGACCAGGGCAAACGCCTGTACCACGTGCAAATCTCCATGTGGTACACCCCGTTTGGAGAAGTCCTGAAATCCCCGACTGACCAGGGGAAACAGGTGTACCACGTCAAGTGGTACACCTTCCGATACCCATTGGGGGTATACCGGCTCGCTGCTGCAGCCGGATCCCAGCTCTGGAGGTTCCCGGCCGGCCGGTCGGAAGAACTCCCCGAACCCCGACCAGGGGGTCGGGCGGCTCACGCCGCCCGCGGGGGAGTGCTCGAGCACGAGAAGCCAGCGGCTCCGTGGGGCATACGCCCCCGGAGCCGCTGTTTCTCATTCCAGACCGCACGCTCTCGTCGTGTCGCCGTGGCCTCCGGGTCTCGCGCGCGACCCCTCCGAGCCCCACCCGGGTACCACCCGGGACCTCTGTCGGACCATGAGTCGACTATCAGTCGACTCGTTGCGAAAGACCATTCGGATGGCATAGAGTCGTGAGCACGTTCCTATTCGATTACGAGACCAATCGGCTTCCCACTCACTGCCGGCAGGTACTCGACGCGATCGAGAAAGACAGCAGCATGACGACTCCTGACGACCCAACGCCCGTCTTCGACGAGGACTTCGACACCCCCTCGACCAACCCTGTCGCCGACGCCTTCACCGAGGTCATGACGTACTTCGCCGACGGCGGCGACATCGCCCCGCAAAACGAAATAGTCACGCGCGCGACCGAGGTCTACCTCCAGCTGATCGACCCGTCGGACCCGCCCGCACCGCGCCTGCTCGAGAAGCAGCTGCTCGCGATCGTGAACGGCGTCTCCAAGGCCGAGAACAGCAAGACCAAGGTGGCTGCCGAGAAGCTGCCCCTGGCCCGGCACCTGACCTACTGGCAAGTGGCGCAAATCCTGTTGAGCCTGCACCACGTGATCCGCATCGCCCCCAGCGCCAAGGACACTGACCGCGAGTACGACCTGCTGGCGATGTACCAGGCCACCGGTCCGGGCCGCGGCACGTACACCACCAGCGAGGACGACATCCGCACCACGGCACGCCGTTACAACACGCAGCTGACACTCAAGGAGTTCGCCGAGGTCCTGGCAGTACTCCGCGAGGACAGCCCGCGCCGGCACCAGTGCAGCCACAGAGACCTCATCGCCGTGAACAACGGCGTGTTCCACTACGGCCGCGAGGCCCGGGACATCCATGAGGGCGGCAAGGCCTTCCACTTCGAACCCAAGTCGCTCGTGCCCTTCGACCCGGCACTGGTGTTCCTGGCCAAGTGCCACATCGACTACGTCGAAGACCCGGACAACCCGGTGATCGTCCACCCTGTCGACGGCTCGGTCTGGGACATCGAGTCCTGGATCCGCGAGCTCTCCGACGAGGAGGGTATCCCCGAGCTGCTCTGGGAGGTCATCGGCGCGATCATTCGGCCGCACGTCAGTTGGGGCAAGACTGCCTGGTTCTATTCAGAACAGGGCAACAACGGCAAGGGCACGCTGTGCTCGCTCATGCGCAACCTGTGCGGGCCACGCTCGCACACCTCGATCCCGCTGAGCGACTTCGGCAAGGACTTCGCGCTCGAGCCGCTCGTGCGCGCCAACGCGATCATCGTCGACGAGAACGACGTGGGCACCTTCATCGACAAAGCGGCCAACCTGAAGGCGATCGTCACCAACGACGTCATCCAGATCAACCGGAAGTACCGGATGCCGATCGCCTACCAGTTCTTCGGCTTCATGGTCCAGTGCCTCAACGAGTTCCCGCGCGTGAAGGACAAGTCCGAAAGCTTCTACCGCCGGCAGCTGTTCGTACCGTTCAACAAGAGCTTCACCGGCATGGAGCGCAAGTACATCAAGGACGACTACCTCCAGCGCCGCGAGGTCCTGGAGTACGCCCTCTGG
Coding sequences within:
- a CDS encoding DNA primase family protein, which translates into the protein MTTPDDPTPVFDEDFDTPSTNPVADAFTEVMTYFADGGDIAPQNEIVTRATEVYLQLIDPSDPPAPRLLEKQLLAIVNGVSKAENSKTKVAAEKLPLARHLTYWQVAQILLSLHHVIRIAPSAKDTDREYDLLAMYQATGPGRGTYTTSEDDIRTTARRYNTQLTLKEFAEVLAVLREDSPRRHQCSHRDLIAVNNGVFHYGREARDIHEGGKAFHFEPKSLVPFDPALVFLAKCHIDYVEDPDNPVIVHPVDGSVWDIESWIRELSDEEGIPELLWEVIGAIIRPHVSWGKTAWFYSEQGNNGKGTLCSLMRNLCGPRSHTSIPLSDFGKDFALEPLVRANAIIVDENDVGTFIDKAANLKAIVTNDVIQINRKYRMPIAYQFFGFMVQCLNEFPRVKDKSESFYRRQLFVPFNKSFTGMERKYIKDDYLQRREVLEYALWYVLNRAGAADPGNYYQLSEPVATKVVLAEYKEANDPVRAFWEEFRERLVWDLVPFTFTYDLYKAWFADVSPSGSPVSNKQFITDLVAIVRPDPLWHCPDKNKKIRPGQMMATPETTIAEYELKKWMNPHYSGSDPKKKSQPVLQANYRGLLRHTGPAAQVDADDEDTTGED